The Verrucomicrobiia bacterium genome has a segment encoding these proteins:
- a CDS encoding PQQ-like beta-propeller repeat protein: protein MKTYFARTALIIAAILMHGLAGAAGSLDWPQYLGPYRNSTSNQKGILRAWPTNGPEVIWTVSVGRGFGGPAVKDGKVFLLDRDDKVGDNLRCFDLDTGRELWHFAYEAPGTVMFPGSRSVPTVDGNRVYTCGHNGDLYCVDIPTHKPLWHKNVWTDFGGSRLPTWAITQCPLIYQDLLIIASQAPQAGVVAYDKLTGNVKWATPRLGYVGYVSPTILKIHGQDQVIMVTPSTNPFQRTRPDENEMGTVVGLDPFSGKILWRYTNWHCHISVANAVEAGDNRLLIVGGYELGATLIKIEKDATGNFSTREVFTTREFGDQTKPPIFYQGHFYAQYGTNDRRDGLVCMNLEGKILWKTRREPDFNKGSMILADGLILATDGAQTLYLIEPDPAGFKPLASAKVLGEGGTGSENDRLASRVGGRTQNWAPLALAQGKLLIRDQTQMKCLKIAQ from the coding sequence ATGAAAACCTACTTTGCCCGGACGGCGCTAATAATCGCGGCAATCCTGATGCACGGGCTGGCGGGAGCCGCAGGCTCGCTGGACTGGCCGCAATACCTCGGCCCCTACCGCAACAGCACCTCGAATCAAAAGGGTATTCTGCGCGCCTGGCCCACAAATGGGCCGGAGGTGATCTGGACCGTCTCCGTGGGCCGGGGTTTTGGGGGCCCTGCCGTGAAGGACGGCAAGGTTTTTCTTTTGGACCGCGACGACAAGGTGGGGGACAACCTGCGCTGCTTTGACCTCGATACCGGCCGCGAGCTTTGGCATTTTGCCTACGAGGCCCCCGGCACGGTCATGTTCCCCGGCTCCCGCAGCGTCCCCACCGTGGATGGCAACCGGGTGTACACCTGCGGCCACAACGGCGATCTCTATTGCGTGGACATCCCCACCCACAAGCCGCTCTGGCATAAAAATGTGTGGACGGACTTTGGCGGCAGCCGGTTGCCCACCTGGGCCATCACTCAATGCCCACTGATTTACCAGGATTTGCTTATCATCGCCTCCCAGGCGCCGCAGGCGGGCGTGGTGGCTTATGACAAACTCACCGGCAACGTCAAATGGGCCACCCCCCGCCTCGGTTATGTGGGATATGTCAGCCCCACCATCCTTAAAATCCATGGCCAGGACCAGGTGATCATGGTCACCCCCTCCACCAACCCCTTTCAACGCACCCGCCCCGATGAAAACGAAATGGGCACCGTCGTCGGGCTGGACCCGTTTAGCGGTAAAATCCTCTGGCGATACACCAACTGGCACTGCCACATCTCCGTCGCCAATGCGGTGGAGGCCGGCGACAATCGCCTGCTCATCGTCGGCGGTTATGAGCTGGGGGCCACCCTGATCAAAATCGAAAAAGACGCGACCGGCAATTTTTCCACCCGGGAAGTGTTCACCACCCGCGAGTTTGGCGACCAAACCAAACCGCCCATCTTCTACCAGGGCCACTTCTACGCCCAATACGGCACCAACGACCGGCGCGACGGCCTGGTCTGCATGAATCTGGAGGGAAAAATCCTGTGGAAAACCCGCCGGGAGCCTGATTTCAACAAAGGCAGCATGATCCTGGCGGACGGGCTGATTCTGGCCACAGATGGCGCACAAACCCTCTACCTGATTGAACCTGACCCGGCCGGATTCAAACCTCTCGCCTCTGCCAAGGTGCTCGGTGAAGGCGGGACCGGCTCGGAAAATGACCGCCTGGCTTCACGGGTGGGCGGGCGCACCCAAAATTGGGCACCCCTGGCGCTCGCCCAAGGCAAACTCCTCATCCGGGATCAAACCCAGATGAAATGCCTGAAGATCGCCCAATAA